A genome region from Candidatus Omnitrophota bacterium includes the following:
- the kdsA gene encoding 3-deoxy-8-phosphooctulonate synthase, translated as MTREINIGNVKIGAGRPFVLIAGPCVIESEASALKHAKALKDITKRLRIPFIYKSSYDKANRTSIDSYRGPGLTKGLKILKRVKDELKVPILSDVHCKAEIREASKVLDIIQIPAFLSRQTDLIVAAAQTGKVVNIKKGQFLAPWDIRHIIKKIESARNRNILLTERGVAFGYNNLVSDFRSIMIMKEFGYPVIYDATHSVQMPGGLGERSGGESKFIPYLAMASIACGADGVFLEVHEDPEKAPSDGPNSLGLDELEKMLVKLRKVEEAVK; from the coding sequence ATGACGCGAGAAATTAATATTGGCAACGTGAAGATAGGCGCAGGCCGCCCCTTTGTCCTGATAGCCGGGCCATGCGTGATCGAATCCGAAGCGAGCGCGCTTAAACACGCCAAAGCCCTTAAGGATATTACCAAACGTCTGCGCATCCCGTTCATATATAAATCAAGTTACGATAAAGCGAACCGCACTTCAATAGATTCCTACCGCGGCCCCGGGCTGACAAAAGGGCTTAAGATATTAAAACGCGTTAAAGACGAACTCAAGGTCCCCATATTGTCCGACGTCCACTGCAAAGCCGAAATAAGAGAGGCTTCAAAGGTCCTCGACATCATCCAGATACCGGCGTTCCTCTCGAGACAGACCGATCTAATAGTAGCCGCCGCCCAGACCGGCAAAGTGGTCAATATTAAAAAGGGGCAGTTCCTCGCGCCCTGGGACATAAGGCATATTATAAAAAAGATCGAATCCGCCCGGAACAGGAATATACTCCTTACTGAGAGAGGCGTTGCCTTCGGTTATAATAATCTCGTGAGCGACTTCCGCTCTATAATGATCATGAAAGAGTTCGGATATCCTGTGATATACGACGCCACGCATTCCGTCCAGATGCCCGGAGGCCTGGGGGAGCGTTCGGGCGGCGAAAGCAAATTTATACCGTATCTGGCCATGGCTTCGATAGCCTGCGGCGCGGACGGGGTCTTCCTGGAGGTCCATGAGGATCCCGAAAAAGCGCCGAGCGACGGGCCTAACTCGCTGGGATTGGACGAGCTGGAGAAGATGCTGGTAAAGCTTAGAAAAGTGGAAGAGGCGGTGAAATAA
- a CDS encoding HAD hydrolase family protein has protein sequence MLNSINQEITERARRIKLLILDIDGVMTDGRIIYSIYGDELKFFDVQDGFGITLLNRAGIKSAIITAKKSRIVKLRGRDMKVAKTYQGFMNKLIPFNKALKVFKVSPEDVCFIGDDLIDIPVLKRVGFAVAVPNAMDEVKAEAHYVTSKMGGRGAVREICDMILKTQGKWDLATERYFK, from the coding sequence ATGTTAAATTCTATAAATCAGGAAATTACCGAGAGAGCAAGACGCATCAAGCTGTTGATCCTAGACATCGACGGTGTGATGACCGACGGCCGGATAATATACAGCATCTACGGCGACGAGTTGAAATTCTTTGACGTCCAGGACGGTTTCGGGATAACCCTCCTGAATAGGGCCGGTATAAAGAGCGCCATAATCACGGCGAAGAAGTCCAGGATAGTCAAATTGCGCGGTCGTGACATGAAGGTCGCGAAAACATATCAGGGATTCATGAATAAGCTGATACCTTTCAATAAGGCGTTAAAGGTATTTAAAGTGTCGCCGGAAGATGTATGTTTTATAGGGGACGATCTCATAGACATACCCGTATTGAAAAGGGTCGGGTTTGCCGTAGCCGTACCGAACGCGATGGATGAAGTGAAAGCGGAAGCCCATTATGTGACTTCTAAGATGGGCGGCCGCGGCGCGGTGCGCGAGATATGCGACATGATATTGAAGACGCAGGGGAAGTGGGACCTGGCAACCGAAAGATACTTTAAGTAA
- the rfaE1 gene encoding D-glycero-beta-D-manno-heptose-7-phosphate kinase: protein MRSLGIAGIKKTIMGFKKVKVLVIGDLILDEFLWGDVSRISPEAPVPVVWVKKESYMPGGASNVANNLRSLGANVSLIGVVGDDDRGAVLKGVLSQDGIDTTGIFKDESRPTILKTRVVAQHQQVVRIDKERAESISEEIVQKMIRRIGNVIRSVDAVIIEDYGKGVITPKLLSKVIPLAKKYKKIIAVDPKEENFKFYKGVTLITPNNHEASKAVGFEIKDDKSLVSAGRKLLSKLKCGIALITLGENGMAVFQKAKPMKQIATVAQEVFDVSGAGDTVIASYTLSLASGLDPVQSAHVANCAAGIVVGKVGIAVVTPGELIERIKRELEK from the coding sequence ATGAGATCTTTAGGCATAGCCGGCATTAAAAAAACGATAATGGGATTCAAGAAGGTGAAGGTCCTTGTGATCGGAGACCTCATCCTGGACGAATTCCTGTGGGGCGACGTCAGCCGTATCTCTCCCGAGGCGCCCGTCCCGGTGGTATGGGTCAAAAAAGAGAGTTACATGCCCGGCGGCGCGTCGAATGTCGCTAACAATCTCAGGTCGTTAGGCGCGAATGTATCGCTCATAGGCGTAGTGGGAGACGACGACCGGGGAGCCGTGCTGAAAGGCGTTCTTTCACAGGATGGTATAGATACTACGGGAATATTTAAGGACGAATCCAGGCCGACGATATTGAAGACGAGGGTCGTTGCCCAGCACCAGCAGGTCGTCCGGATCGACAAAGAGAGGGCGGAGTCCATAAGCGAGGAGATCGTCCAGAAGATGATCCGCCGCATAGGGAATGTCATCAGGTCGGTCGACGCCGTGATCATTGAGGATTACGGCAAAGGGGTCATAACGCCTAAGTTGCTAAGCAAAGTCATTCCTCTGGCAAAAAAATACAAGAAGATAATCGCGGTCGACCCGAAAGAGGAGAACTTTAAATTCTATAAAGGCGTGACCTTGATCACTCCTAATAACCACGAAGCGTCTAAAGCCGTAGGGTTCGAGATCAAGGACGATAAGAGCCTGGTGAGCGCCGGCAGGAAATTACTGTCAAAACTTAAATGCGGGATCGCCCTTATAACACTGGGTGAGAACGGGATGGCGGTATTCCAGAAAGCGAAACCGATGAAGCAGATAGCAACAGTCGCGCAGGAAGTCTTCGATGTATCCGGCGCGGGCGATACCGTCATAGCGAGCTATACCCTGTCTCTTGCGTCCGGACTCGATCCTGTGCAATCGGCGCATGTGGCGAACTGCGCCGCGGGGATAGTCGTAGGGAAGGTCGGCATAGCTGTCGTTACGCCGGGTGAGCTTATAGAACGAATTAAGAGGGAGCTGGAAAAGTGA
- the kdsB gene encoding 3-deoxy-manno-octulosonate cytidylyltransferase, whose amino-acid sequence MKAIGVIPARWGATRFEGKVLANLLGKPVIQHVWENAKKAKTLDDLVVACDDERILKVVQGFGGKAIYTSPDQPSGTDRLAEVVNPLDVEIAVNIQGDEPLIKPIIIDNLVIALGEEKIAQMATVIKKVEDDSELTNSNVVKVVVDRNGYALYFSRYAIPYNRTASKDEKKRPVYYKHIGIYAFTKDFLFTFRNLPKSSLENAEKLEQLRVLEYGYKIKTVETKFDTVGVDRPEDLKRAEDALLKEREK is encoded by the coding sequence GTGAAAGCGATAGGAGTTATACCGGCCCGTTGGGGCGCGACGAGATTCGAGGGAAAAGTACTGGCGAACCTGCTGGGCAAGCCCGTTATTCAGCACGTGTGGGAGAACGCCAAAAAGGCTAAGACATTGGACGACCTTGTCGTCGCATGCGATGACGAGCGGATATTGAAGGTCGTCCAGGGATTCGGAGGCAAGGCCATCTACACCTCCCCGGACCAGCCTTCCGGGACCGACCGTCTTGCCGAGGTGGTGAATCCTCTTGACGTAGAGATCGCCGTGAATATCCAGGGGGATGAGCCCCTGATCAAACCTATAATAATAGACAACCTCGTGATCGCCCTCGGCGAAGAGAAGATCGCCCAGATGGCAACCGTGATAAAGAAGGTGGAGGACGATTCAGAGCTTACGAATTCAAATGTGGTCAAGGTGGTCGTCGACAGGAACGGATACGCCTTATATTTTTCCAGATACGCGATACCTTACAACAGGACCGCGTCGAAAGACGAGAAGAAGAGACCCGTCTATTACAAACATATAGGCATATACGCTTTTACAAAAGACTTCCTGTTCACTTTCAGGAACCTCCCGAAATCCTCGCTGGAGAATGCCGAGAAGCTCGAACAGCTGAGGGTCCTCGAGTACGGATATAAGATAAAGACCGTCGAGACGAAGTTCGACACGGTCGGCGTAGACAGGCCCGAAGACCTGAAAAGGGCCGAGGATGCGCTGTTAAAGGAGAGGGAGAAATAG
- a CDS encoding PilZ domain-containing protein — protein MAPMETRGQKREPVNFLAEYAIDEATEKTIKLNVPAKDASGKAVFQKAGLLDISVQGCGLDSLYLIPPGVILDINIESAPFAAEAGKDRKEPMRVTGSVRSCSMKSQGHYRLGIQFTKISNEDKDLLSAFITNKERRSSPRWDLSK, from the coding sequence ATGGCGCCGATGGAAACGAGAGGGCAAAAGAGGGAGCCCGTTAATTTTCTCGCGGAATACGCGATCGATGAAGCGACAGAGAAGACGATAAAATTGAATGTGCCCGCGAAAGACGCGTCCGGCAAAGCGGTCTTTCAGAAAGCAGGGCTTCTGGATATAAGCGTGCAGGGTTGCGGCCTGGATTCGCTTTATCTGATACCGCCGGGCGTTATCCTGGATATTAATATAGAATCCGCCCCTTTTGCCGCAGAAGCGGGCAAGGATCGCAAAGAGCCGATGCGAGTGACCGGCTCGGTCAGGTCCTGCTCAATGAAGTCACAGGGGCATTACAGGCTGGGCATACAATTCACTAAGATATCCAACGAAGACAAAGACCTGCTCTCGGCATTTATTACAAATAAGGAAAGACGTTCGTCGCCTCGCTGGGACTTGTCAAAGTAG
- a CDS encoding KpsF/GutQ family sugar-phosphate isomerase has translation MSDRIAREVLRIERDALSSLMRRVGADFEGIVNAVCRIKGRVIVTGMGKPGFIAQKISATLSSTGTPSLYLHPAEALHGDLGRVTKDDLILALSNSGETDEIVKFLPIVKKIGARIIAMTGNVRSTLGRIADYTIDVSVKREACSMGLAPTTSTTAMLAMGDALAVALLEKKGFKEKDFAFYHPGGILGKRLLLKVSDIMRKGHESPVVGEDFTVKRVLLAITKARAGSASVVDRKGALTGIFTDGDLRRHLESKPGLINMKVKDVMTKGPVVIKKEKLAAEAFDILRSKKIDEIPVVDDKKRPIGLIDVQDLLKAGLV, from the coding sequence ATGTCAGACAGGATCGCCAGGGAAGTATTGAGGATCGAGCGCGACGCGCTCTCCAGCCTCATGAGGCGGGTAGGCGCCGACTTCGAAGGTATCGTCAACGCGGTCTGCAGGATAAAGGGGCGCGTGATAGTAACGGGCATGGGTAAACCGGGTTTTATCGCGCAGAAGATATCCGCCACGCTCTCTTCGACCGGCACGCCTTCCCTGTATCTCCATCCCGCCGAAGCTCTTCACGGGGACCTTGGGCGGGTGACGAAGGACGACCTGATATTGGCGCTTTCCAATAGCGGCGAGACGGACGAGATAGTGAAGTTCCTGCCAATAGTGAAGAAGATAGGGGCGCGTATTATTGCGATGACCGGTAATGTGCGTTCCACGCTAGGGCGGATCGCCGATTACACCATCGATGTATCAGTAAAAAGAGAAGCCTGTTCCATGGGGCTGGCGCCCACGACCTCGACGACGGCAATGCTCGCGATGGGCGACGCTCTTGCGGTCGCCCTTCTGGAAAAGAAAGGTTTTAAAGAGAAGGATTTCGCTTTCTATCATCCGGGCGGCATACTCGGCAAACGTCTGTTATTGAAGGTGAGTGACATAATGAGAAAAGGGCACGAAAGCCCTGTGGTAGGCGAAGATTTTACCGTCAAGCGCGTGCTCCTGGCGATAACGAAAGCAAGGGCGGGAAGCGCGAGCGTAGTCGACCGTAAAGGCGCCCTTACGGGCATATTCACGGACGGAGACCTCAGGCGCCACCTCGAATCTAAACCCGGCCTTATAAACATGAAGGTCAAGGACGTGATGACTAAAGGTCCGGTCGTGATAAAGAAAGAGAAACTGGCCGCGGAAGCTTTCGATATACTCCGCTCCAAAAAGATAGATGAGATACCGGTTGTCGACGACAAAAAGCGGCCGATAGGACTGATAGACGTCCAGGACCTGCTGAAGGCGGGACTGGTGTAG